The Bacillus sp. F19 DNA segment GTGTTGTTATCGGAGTATCAAATCGGATCGAGTTATGGGATAAAGCAATTTGGGATACATATGTGAATGAACAAGAAGATTCATTTGCCGAAATTGCTGAAAATATGATTGGTTTTGATATATAATGGTCTCTTGTGCAAACAATGAGTAATAAGACATTCCAACATCATATTTAAACATCCAAAACAATCGACTCTGATAAAGGTGGTAACAGCAATGTTTCAACATAAAACAGTATTATTGCGTGAAACGGTAGACGGATTAAACATTAAAGAAGATGGTGTATATGTAGACTGCACTTTAGGGGGAGCAGGGCACAGTTCTTATCTGCTGTCTAAGCTTTCAAAGGATGGTCACCTCTTCGCTTTTGACCAGGATGATGCAGCCCTCTCGCATGCAAAAGAACTGCTGGCAGAATATGCGGGACAGGTTACATTTATAAAAAGCAATTTCAGGTATTTAAAAGAAGAACTTGAACAGTTAGGCGTTACTGAGGTTGACGGCATTCTGTTTGACCTTGGCGTATCATCGCCGCAATTAGATACACCTGAGAGAGGCTTCAGCTATCATCACGATGCACCTCTTGATATGAGAATGGACCAGCATGCCAGCATTTCCGCCTTTGATGTGGTGAATCACTGGACATATGAAGAACTGGTCAAAATTTTCTTCCGTTATGGAGAAGAAAAATTCTCAAAGCAGGTAGCGAGAAAAATAGAAGCAGCCAGAGAAAAACAGCCGATCCAAACGACAGGAGAGCTCGTTGAACTAATTAAAGATGCGATCCCAGCTCCAGCAAGAAGAAAAGGCGGTCACCCTGCCAAACGGATTTTTCAGGCGATCCGAATTGCGGTAAATGATGAACTGAAAGTATTTGAAGAAGCGATTGGACAAGCTGTCGACCTAATTAAACCCGGCGGCAGAGTCAGCGTCATAACGTTCCATTCATTAGAAGACAGAATCTGCAAGACGGCCTTTAAACAAGCTGCTGCATTACCGGAACTGCCTCCTAACTTGCCGGTTATACCGGATGAATTTAAACCGAAAGTGAAACTGATCACAAGAAAACCGATCGTGCCATCAGATGAAGAGCTAGAAGAAAACAATCGAGCAAGATCAGCTAAACTTAGAATCCTAGAAAAACTATAAAGATAGCCAAAAAAATCAGAGGGGGTTGTGTTCATGAGTAATTTAGCAGTGAAATTACAGCAGCAGAGGCAAGAGCAGCATAAACAAATGCCCGAGCAGCAGCAAACGGTCGTCACTACAAGAAGACCAGCCATAACACTAGGGGAAAAAGTGCTTATCGTCGCTTTCTTATCAGTCCTCTTATTTGCAGCCGTCCAAATCGTAACGAACAGTGTAACAGTCTACGAGTCAAATATTGAAATTCAGAAGATTGAGGCCAAAATACAGGATCAGCAAAGAATCAATTCTGATTTAACTGTCCAAGTTAAAGAATTAAGCACATACGAACGCATTTGGGCAAAAGCTAAAGAGCTTGGATTAACACTTAATCAAAATAATGTGAAAGTTGTTAATGAATAATCATGACACAGCCGAAAAATATCAATATGAACAGAGGAGCAGCAATATTAACTTTAATATTTGCATTGCTCTTTTTTGTCTTAATCATCAGATTCCTGTATCTACAGACAACAGGTGAAGTAAACGGAGAAATTCTTGCAGCCCGTGCTCAAGAGCAGTATGAGCGTAAGCGCGGCATTGAGGCGAACCGGGGCTCCATTTTGGACAGAAAAGGAGAAGTGATTGCTCAGGATACGTCAACGTATACTCTCGTCGCGGTGCTTGATGACAGCATGACGACAAACCCCAAACAACCAAAGCATGTCGTTGAACCGGAAGAAACAGCTGAAAAACTAGCTCCACTGCTTGATATGGAAGAGAGTGAAGTCACTGACATATTATCGAAGGATGCTTTTCAGGTAGAGTTTGGTTCTGCCGGAAGAAACATCAGCCATTCATTAAAAGTGAAGATTGAGAAAATGAATCTTCCTGGTATCGGATTTATCAAAGACACCCACCGCTACTACCCGAATGGCACATTCGCCTCACATATAATCGGGTATGCCGAAAAAGACGAAGAATCAAATAAAACGGTAGGGATGTTTGGAATTGAGAAGAGTCTTGATAAATATCTTCAGGAAAAAGATGGCTACAAAGTATATGAGGGAGATAAACAAGGGTTTAAGCTCCCGAATGGAGAAGAAAAAATAGTAGCACCTGATAACGGAGATAATGTATATCTGACGCTTGACCAAAAGATTCAAACATTCCTTGAAGATGCAATGAATGAAGCGGCAAAAGAATATGAACCTGAGAAGATTATCGGAATTGTGGCTGATCCTAAGACAGGGGAGATTCTTGCAATGGGACAGCGCCCAAGCTTTGATCCGAATGTCCGCGATATTGACAATTATTTCAATGATGCCATATCTTATCCATTTGAGCCAGGCTCGACGATGAAAATTTTCACGCTGGCAGCCGCAATTGAAGAAGGCGTATTTGACCGCAATGAATTGTATCAGTCAGGTTCATATAAAGTGGAAGGCGGAAGAATTCGCGATCATAATAAAACAGGCTGGGGAACGATTTCCTTCTTAGAAGGTGTGCAGCGTTCATCAAATGTAGCGATGGCCATCCTTGCGAAGGAAAAGCTTGGCCCAGATCGATTCATGCAGTATATGAACAAGTTCGGATTAAATGAAAAGACCGGAATTGATCTGCCAAACGAAGCGAATGGAAAGTTTAATTATAAGTATGATATTGAAAAAGTAACGACTGCATTTGGCCAAGGTTCAACTGTGACGCCGATTCAGCAGGTGAAGGCAGCAACTGCAATCGCAAACGGCGGGAAAATGATGAAGCCTTATATCATTGATAAAATTGTTGACGTTGATCATGACAAAGTGGTGAAGCAAAATAAGCCTGAAGTTGCAGGCACACCTATTTCTGAAAAAACGTCAAAAGAAGTGCTGGACATTTTGGAAACAGTTGTCAGTTCAGAAAAAGGCACCGGCAGACCATACCAG contains these protein-coding regions:
- a CDS encoding penicillin-binding protein is translated as MTQPKNINMNRGAAILTLIFALLFFVLIIRFLYLQTTGEVNGEILAARAQEQYERKRGIEANRGSILDRKGEVIAQDTSTYTLVAVLDDSMTTNPKQPKHVVEPEETAEKLAPLLDMEESEVTDILSKDAFQVEFGSAGRNISHSLKVKIEKMNLPGIGFIKDTHRYYPNGTFASHIIGYAEKDEESNKTVGMFGIEKSLDKYLQEKDGYKVYEGDKQGFKLPNGEEKIVAPDNGDNVYLTLDQKIQTFLEDAMNEAAKEYEPEKIIGIVADPKTGEILAMGQRPSFDPNVRDIDNYFNDAISYPFEPGSTMKIFTLAAAIEEGVFDRNELYQSGSYKVEGGRIRDHNKTGWGTISFLEGVQRSSNVAMAILAKEKLGPDRFMQYMNKFGLNEKTGIDLPNEANGKFNYKYDIEKVTTAFGQGSTVTPIQQVKAATAIANGGKMMKPYIIDKIVDVDHDKVVKQNKPEVAGTPISEKTSKEVLDILETVVSSEKGTGRPYQIEGYEVAGKTGTAQIAGSDGKYLTGRDNYIFSFLGMAPKEDPELLVYIAVQQPELKDTETGSMPVSSIFNTVMKNSLQYLKIQPSEEAEEQPKKTETEIGAEVPSFVGEDSASAEKLLKSNNVQPLILGSGNEIVAQYPEAGTNMIVNERVFLQTDGKVAMPDLTGWSSRDVMKLANFLDLELKIKGKGYVVSQNISKNETVNEDDQLIVKLESPKQPSNGENEEAEEAAAEDEAG
- the rsmH gene encoding 16S rRNA (cytosine(1402)-N(4))-methyltransferase RsmH; this encodes MFQHKTVLLRETVDGLNIKEDGVYVDCTLGGAGHSSYLLSKLSKDGHLFAFDQDDAALSHAKELLAEYAGQVTFIKSNFRYLKEELEQLGVTEVDGILFDLGVSSPQLDTPERGFSYHHDAPLDMRMDQHASISAFDVVNHWTYEELVKIFFRYGEEKFSKQVARKIEAAREKQPIQTTGELVELIKDAIPAPARRKGGHPAKRIFQAIRIAVNDELKVFEEAIGQAVDLIKPGGRVSVITFHSLEDRICKTAFKQAAALPELPPNLPVIPDEFKPKVKLITRKPIVPSDEELEENNRARSAKLRILEKL
- the ftsL gene encoding cell division protein FtsL: MSNLAVKLQQQRQEQHKQMPEQQQTVVTTRRPAITLGEKVLIVAFLSVLLFAAVQIVTNSVTVYESNIEIQKIEAKIQDQQRINSDLTVQVKELSTYERIWAKAKELGLTLNQNNVKVVNE